A single window of Fischerella sp. PCC 9605 DNA harbors:
- a CDS encoding DNA topology modulation protein encodes MIIGSGGAGKSTLARQLGDILDLEVIHLDALYWHPGWVETPKPEWQRIIEDLTQRQSWILDGNYGSTLDIRLSAADTVIFLDFPRFLCLLRVIKRRWHYAGKSRPDMSTGCPERLTWEFVRWIWMYPITRRPVILEKINQLAPNKEVIILREPKEVKHFLQKISSSFSS; translated from the coding sequence ATGATTATCGGTTCTGGAGGTGCTGGAAAATCTACCCTTGCTCGCCAACTGGGAGATATTCTGGATTTAGAAGTGATTCACTTAGACGCTTTATACTGGCATCCAGGCTGGGTTGAAACTCCAAAACCTGAATGGCAGCGTATTATAGAAGATTTGACTCAGCGGCAGTCTTGGATTTTGGACGGAAACTACGGGAGTACCCTGGATATTCGCCTATCGGCTGCGGACACAGTTATTTTTTTAGATTTTCCGCGCTTTCTCTGTCTATTGCGAGTTATTAAGCGACGTTGGCACTATGCCGGAAAGTCTCGACCCGATATGTCAACAGGTTGTCCAGAACGATTAACCTGGGAGTTTGTGAGATGGATATGGATGTACCCTATCACTCGTCGTCCAGTTATCCTAGAGAAAATTAACCAGCTTGCACCAAACAAGGAAGTTATTATTCTCCGTGAACCAAAAGAAGTTAAGCATTTTTTGCAAAAGATTTCTTCATCATTCTCCAGCTAG
- a CDS encoding DMT family transporter, with amino-acid sequence MQKLSMGISEWILLVMLSVLWGGSFFFTKIALEELSPLTLVLGRVSLAAIALTSFVFLNGKRMPVSPNLWREFLVMGALNNLIPFNLIVWGQTQIDSSLAAILNATTPVFTTVLAHFLTPDERLTPNRLIGVLLGLCGVIVLLGLKALHGLSLFSLGQFAILGAACSYGCAGIYGRRFQELSPSIAAAGMLTSTAVIMLPLALILERPWDLRISGVSWGAVLALGLFSTAIAYLIYFRILTVAGATNLLLVTFLIPISALLLGIFILGERLDCHAFAGMIFIFTGLAAIDGRIFSKIWRRY; translated from the coding sequence ATGCAGAAACTCTCAATGGGTATTTCAGAGTGGATACTTCTCGTCATGCTGTCAGTATTGTGGGGTGGATCTTTCTTTTTCACTAAAATTGCTCTTGAGGAACTATCACCATTGACATTAGTTTTGGGCAGAGTTTCTTTGGCTGCGATCGCACTTACTTCCTTTGTCTTTCTCAACGGAAAACGAATGCCTGTTTCTCCTAACTTATGGCGTGAATTTCTAGTAATGGGTGCTTTAAATAACCTGATACCATTTAACCTGATTGTTTGGGGGCAAACTCAAATCGATAGTAGCCTTGCTGCGATTCTCAACGCCACAACACCTGTGTTTACAACTGTGCTAGCTCACTTTCTAACTCCAGATGAGCGTCTGACGCCTAACCGTCTCATTGGAGTTTTGTTAGGATTGTGTGGCGTGATTGTGTTACTTGGATTAAAAGCGCTGCATGGACTGAGTCTTTTTAGTCTGGGACAATTTGCTATTCTAGGTGCTGCTTGTTCTTATGGCTGTGCGGGTATATACGGCCGTCGTTTCCAGGAATTGTCACCTAGTATTGCCGCAGCAGGAATGCTCACTAGCACAGCAGTAATAATGTTACCACTAGCACTCATTTTAGAAAGACCGTGGGATTTGAGGATTAGTGGCGTTAGTTGGGGTGCTGTATTAGCATTAGGGTTGTTTAGTACCGCGATCGCCTACTTAATTTATTTCCGTATACTTACTGTAGCGGGTGCAACTAACCTCTTGCTAGTTACCTTCTTGATTCCAATCAGCGCGCTCTTACTCGGTATATTTATTCTCGGTGAGCGTCTAGATTGCCATGCTTTTGCAGGTATGATATTCATCTTCACAGGTCTTGCTGCGATTGATGGAAGAATTTTCTCTAAAATTTGGCGACGTTATTAG
- a CDS encoding GNAT family N-acetyltransferase, whose product MSQIIKQSNQFNIIQANSTYIEVVAPLFDSYRQFYGEASDLTQAYDFLLKRLMKEESVIFIAIVQNINGIESLGFTQLYPSFSSVSMQKIWILNDLFVLPQVRNQGIATALLNTAKTFALETKAKRLILATAINNYPAQRLYEKAGFSKDEAFYHYQFNL is encoded by the coding sequence GTGAGCCAAATTATAAAGCAATCGAATCAATTCAACATCATTCAAGCAAATTCTACCTACATTGAAGTTGTGGCTCCTCTCTTTGATAGCTACCGACAGTTTTATGGAGAAGCTTCAGACTTAACACAGGCTTATGATTTTCTGCTAAAAAGATTAATGAAAGAAGAGTCTGTAATTTTTATCGCCATTGTTCAGAATATAAATGGTATTGAAAGTCTAGGTTTTACTCAACTTTATCCTTCATTTTCCTCTGTCTCTATGCAGAAAATTTGGATATTGAATGATTTATTTGTGCTGCCACAAGTGAGAAATCAGGGTATTGCTACAGCACTCTTAAATACTGCGAAAACGTTTGCTCTTGAAACAAAAGCAAAACGGCTGATTCTGGCGACAGCAATTAATAACTATCCAGCTCAAAGATTATATGAAAAAGCTGGTTTCAGTAAAGATGAAGCATTTTATCACTACCAGTTTAATCTTTAG